One window from the genome of Hydra vulgaris chromosome 02, alternate assembly HydraT2T_AEP encodes:
- the LOC136076435 gene encoding uncharacterized protein LOC136076435, which translates to MKETPHLPENSTKCSAKKDANKSTIVLYGMSSVGKPHIATKYCEISYNFYKNLVWIVAAFAILQILGFEVHNSKENFFAINDDKNVLVKKVTNFCFDEMNEKEDVSKFIQRRIVKALFPKYFQAIEEIETLLEFHTEVHIKFHIKALFPKYFQAIEEIETLLEFHTEVLSQILDINDPSTKTTKNNTTNCWYSIAYCLDCIAYCLHSMEKFNKALEISYSIDKIRVKILGINHQDTMTVKRNIALCLDGMRKYNEALEIYYFVDKIQTKILGINHPDTIRTKLNIALCLDNMGKYQSCLII; encoded by the coding sequence ATGCAAACAAGTCAACTATTGTATTATATGGAATGTCGAGTGTCGGAAAGCCACATATTGCCACAAAATATTGTGAAATATCTTATAACTTCTATAAAAACCTTGTTTGGATTGTCGCAGCAtttgcaattttacaaatattaggATTCGAAGTTCATAATtcgaaagaaaatttttttgctataaatgatGATAAAAATGTGCTAGTTAAAAAAGtcacaaatttttgttttgatgaaaTGAATGAAAAGGAAGATGTATCAAAGTTCATCCAGCGACGTATTGTAAAAGCActatttccaaaatattttcaagctATTGAAGAAATTGAGACATTGTTGGAATTTCATACAGAAGTGcatataaaatttcatataaaagcactatttccaaaatattttcaagctATTGAAGAAATTGAGACATTGTTGGAATTTCATACAGAAGTGCTATCTCAAATTTTAGATATCAACGATCCGTCTACaaagacaacaaaaaataataccaCAAACTGTTGGTACAGTATCGCATACTGTTTGGACTGTATCGCATACTGTTTGCACAGTATGgaaaaatttaacaaagctttagaaattagttattctattgataaaataagagtaaaaattttaggtatcaaccatcaaGATACAATGACAGTAAAAAGAAATATCGCACTCTGTTTGGACGGTATgagaaaatataacgaagctttagaaatttattattttgttgataaaatacaaaccaaaattttaggtatcaaccatccggaTACAATAAGAACTAAACTTAATATCGCACTCTGTTTGGACAATATGGGAAAATATCaaagttgtttaattatttaa